The Candidatus Neomarinimicrobiota bacterium DNA segment ATTTTCATCCTCACAGGCGAAAAGTGCAAGTGATATCAAAAGGACATAAATTTTCATATTTCTCCACATACCCAAAAATTACACCAAATGTCTGCAACATGACAGAATAATTGTGTGAAAGGCCGGTAATCTCATAGTGTAAAAAAGTCATTGGGGGACAGATTATGAAAAAACTTATAGCGCTATTTACAGCCATCCTGATAGTAGGGTGCGAAGACAATAGTTTTATCGGTAATACGTCAGGTAGCTCTCAGGTAGAAGCAAAAGATGGTACATGGCTGATTGACCCCGATTTTATTCGCAAAGGATGCTTCGGAGGTAAGGATTGCATCCCAAGTTTAGAAAACCCTAAAAAAACAACCCATGACGATCCCATCGTAGATTATTTAAACGAAGAAGATTTGGTGGTGGGGATTTGGGATGGTGGTAAATATATTGCCTATCCTCATAATATTTTAGATTGGCATGAAATAGCCAATGAAAACGGATATACCATTTCTTACTGTCCCCTAACGGGTAGCGCTCTTCATTTTAAAACGGGGGGTGAGTTTGGTGTATCGGGGATGCTTTATAACAGTAACCTGATCATGTATGACAGGAAATCCGACAGTTACTGGCCCCAGATGTTATTAAAATCAGCCAATGGCCGTCGGTCCGGGGAACAATTAAATCTGCAACCCATGCTGGAGACCACTTGGGCCAATTGGAAAAAACTCTTCCCCAATTCAATAATTTTAAATGGAGATTATGGGTTTCCTCGGGATTATGCAGAATATCCCTACGGGTTTTATAAGGAATGC contains these protein-coding regions:
- a CDS encoding DUF3179 domain-containing protein, producing the protein MKKLIALFTAILIVGCEDNSFIGNTSGSSQVEAKDGTWLIDPDFIRKGCFGGKDCIPSLENPKKTTHDDPIVDYLNEEDLVVGIWDGGKYIAYPHNILDWHEIANENGYTISYCPLTGSALHFKTGGEFGVSGMLYNSNLIMYDRKSDSYWPQMLLKSANGRRSGEQLNLQPMLETTWANWKKLFPNSIILNGDYGFPRDYAEYPYGFYKECNAKDCGDFIYFPIQSLDKRLKAKTRVIAVNTDKKQKAYVIENFDSPTIINELIGGIHHSVIISGIDNLAVAYETKSPLKINQWNIEDGIILLEDNSGNLWNILGRSKEGSTESLKQAQAFISYWFSQAAFYPDTKIF